In Natronococcus occultus SP4, the following proteins share a genomic window:
- a CDS encoding DsrE family protein produces the protein MNRRRYLAGTGSVVAAGTAGGYAVGRTSGDDAEPTAEESDEDDTEDEGDTENEATTIRTILHLTSGDEADHDRALNNLENLLADETTDTDAVEFVVNGAAITLYVEDETDHADRIRTLAEDGVAFKGCANSLEGYGIDEDEPLEAVTVVPASVGEIAKLQAEGYGYIKVP, from the coding sequence ATGAACCGACGACGCTACCTCGCGGGAACCGGATCGGTGGTCGCGGCCGGAACGGCCGGTGGCTACGCGGTCGGACGGACGAGCGGGGACGACGCCGAACCGACCGCGGAGGAAAGCGACGAGGACGACACCGAAGACGAGGGCGATACCGAAAACGAAGCGACGACGATCCGAACGATCCTGCACCTGACCAGCGGCGACGAGGCCGATCACGACCGGGCGCTGAACAACCTGGAGAACCTGCTGGCCGACGAGACGACCGACACCGACGCGGTCGAGTTCGTCGTTAACGGCGCCGCAATCACCCTCTACGTCGAGGACGAGACTGACCACGCCGATCGAATCCGCACGCTCGCCGAGGACGGCGTCGCGTTCAAGGGGTGTGCGAACTCCCTCGAGGGGTACGGGATCGACGAGGACGAACCCCTCGAGGCGGTGACGGTCGTCCCGGCCTCGGTCGGCGAGATCGCGAAGCTCCAGGCGGAGGGGTACGGCTACATCAAGGTACCCTGA
- a CDS encoding ester cyclase, translating into MAEPSTHETNKEIVSRWWSEYWGELNPDIVDELAADDIRWYYPLVGEVQGHEEVKKRISGYKERFPEGGFELTDGLIAEDDRVVALWEGGGTHTGRSWELPLGSLPEASGVEAQYAGTTVFTVRDGKITEEYGQADYLGVMQQLGLIEPRTD; encoded by the coding sequence ATGGCAGAACCCTCGACACATGAAACGAACAAAGAGATCGTCTCACGCTGGTGGTCCGAGTACTGGGGCGAGCTGAACCCCGATATCGTCGACGAACTCGCCGCAGACGACATCCGGTGGTACTACCCGCTGGTGGGTGAGGTGCAAGGACATGAAGAAGTCAAGAAACGCATTAGTGGATACAAGGAGCGGTTCCCGGAAGGGGGGTTTGAGCTTACGGACGGGCTGATCGCTGAGGACGACCGCGTGGTCGCCCTCTGGGAGGGAGGTGGAACGCACACCGGCCGCTCTTGGGAGCTTCCGCTAGGCAGTCTCCCGGAGGCTTCCGGTGTGGAGGCACAGTATGCCGGCACGACAGTATTCACCGTACGAGACGGCAAAATCACCGAAGAGTACGGGCAGGCTGACTATCTCGGGGTGATGCAACAGCTCGGCCTCATTGAACCACGGACCGACTAG
- a CDS encoding universal stress protein: MEGDVLLATDGSDLAAAAAEHGLAVADRFGAAVRVVSVADENLGEPDRARHREFVDRIERDAHEDGLSTTTSVRSGQPSRELLADADEHDVGLIVMATHGRTGLRRWLLGSVAIAVVREAHCPVLTVNPTAADAASASEIEDVLIATDGRPGVEAAVDSGLEFAAAYGARVHAVSVVDDVHSHTSVVLEALEDVAERSTTAVAERASGRGLETQRAIERGTPHREIVDYATDRSVDLVVVGTESRTGLDRVVAGSVSQRVIGTAPVPVVSVRTLDR, from the coding sequence ATGGAGGGAGACGTACTTCTCGCGACGGACGGCAGCGACCTCGCGGCGGCGGCCGCCGAGCACGGCCTCGCGGTTGCCGACCGGTTCGGGGCGGCGGTTCGTGTCGTCTCGGTTGCCGACGAGAATCTCGGCGAACCCGATCGTGCGCGCCACCGCGAGTTCGTCGATCGGATCGAACGTGACGCCCACGAGGACGGACTCTCGACGACCACGAGCGTTCGCTCGGGCCAGCCGAGCCGCGAACTGCTCGCGGACGCCGACGAGCACGACGTCGGACTGATCGTTATGGCTACCCACGGCAGAACCGGACTGCGACGCTGGCTGCTTGGCAGCGTCGCGATCGCGGTCGTCCGCGAGGCACACTGCCCCGTGCTGACCGTCAACCCGACCGCCGCAGACGCGGCGTCCGCGAGCGAAATCGAGGACGTCCTGATCGCGACCGACGGCCGACCGGGGGTGGAGGCGGCCGTCGACAGCGGTCTCGAGTTCGCCGCGGCCTACGGCGCTCGGGTCCACGCGGTGTCGGTCGTCGACGACGTCCACTCGCATACGAGCGTCGTCCTCGAGGCCCTCGAGGACGTCGCCGAGCGCTCGACGACGGCGGTCGCCGAGCGCGCGAGCGGGCGTGGCCTCGAGACTCAGCGGGCGATCGAACGGGGAACCCCACACCGGGAGATCGTCGACTACGCGACGGACCGCAGCGTCGATCTGGTGGTCGTCGGCACCGAGAGCCGAACGGGACTCGACCGCGTCGTCGCCGGGAGCGTCTCCCAGCGAGTGATCGGGACCGCTCCGGTTCCAGTGGTTTCCGTTCGGACCCTCGACCGGTAG
- the cofD gene encoding 2-phospho-L-lactate transferase has protein sequence MVTFLSGGTGTPKLLDGLEAAFSPAETTVVANTGDDIELGGLFVSPDVDTVLFQGGDVLDRETWWGIEDDTHETNAELFALADAAGLPTGPQYLAADRQTAGRELANWRRFSGVAEFMTIGDRDRAVHITRTSLLDRGDSLSEATETLADAFDLAFDLLPMSDDPVASIVHTPEGPMHFQEYWIAERGEPTVEDVEFRGAESAAPAPGVLEALSDPVVVGPSNPVTSVGPMLAVPGIADALAETTVVAVSPFLGDEAFSGPAAELMDAVGYEPGTPGLPGAYPFADAFVLDEDDGTSFEAPTVRTDIRIDEPADAERVLGAVADALGRVR, from the coding sequence ATGGTCACGTTTCTCTCCGGGGGGACCGGGACGCCGAAGCTGCTCGACGGCCTCGAGGCCGCGTTCTCGCCGGCGGAGACGACGGTCGTCGCCAACACCGGCGACGACATCGAGCTCGGGGGACTGTTCGTCTCGCCAGACGTCGACACCGTCCTCTTCCAGGGCGGGGACGTCCTCGACCGCGAGACGTGGTGGGGGATCGAGGACGACACCCACGAGACCAACGCCGAGCTGTTCGCGCTCGCCGACGCCGCGGGGCTGCCGACGGGCCCGCAGTACCTCGCCGCCGACCGACAGACTGCGGGCCGGGAGCTCGCGAACTGGCGTCGGTTCTCGGGGGTCGCGGAGTTCATGACGATCGGCGACCGCGATCGGGCCGTCCACATCACCAGGACGAGCCTCCTCGATCGGGGCGACTCGCTGAGCGAGGCGACCGAAACGCTCGCCGACGCCTTCGATCTGGCGTTCGACCTCCTGCCGATGAGCGACGACCCTGTCGCGAGTATCGTCCACACCCCCGAGGGCCCGATGCACTTCCAGGAGTACTGGATCGCCGAGCGCGGCGAGCCGACCGTCGAGGACGTCGAGTTCCGCGGCGCCGAGAGCGCCGCCCCCGCCCCCGGCGTCCTCGAGGCCCTGTCCGACCCCGTCGTCGTCGGCCCCTCGAACCCCGTCACCAGCGTCGGCCCGATGCTGGCGGTACCGGGGATCGCCGACGCGCTCGCGGAGACGACCGTCGTCGCCGTCTCACCCTTCCTCGGCGACGAGGCGTTCTCGGGGCCCGCCGCGGAGCTGATGGACGCGGTCGGCTACGAGCCCGGGACACCGGGGCTTCCCGGGGCCTACCCCTTCGCCGACGCGTTCGTGCTCGACGAGGACGACGGGACGAGCTTCGAGGCGCCGACGGTCCGAACCGACATCCGAATCGACGAGCCGGCCGACGCCGAGCGCGTCCTCGGCGCGGTCGCGGACGCCCTCGGGCGGGTGCGCTGA
- a CDS encoding FAD-dependent oxidoreductase, protein MKGTPVAVAAVRDVGPETVAIELETPEDFDPLPGQFVLLRAVPGADDQRDDHDEDAVVARHYTLSSASADETFELTVGVDPEGDLSPWLADLEPGATVHVEGPFGEITYERDRDIVAVAGGPGVGPAVSIAEAAHDAGHDAVVVYRDDAPAHVDRLDSLEEEGQIVVLVDEDDDERLREAVEDHLEDGQLYAFGFHDFVTFVAETIDEAGGDSDEALIENFG, encoded by the coding sequence ATGAAAGGGACGCCAGTTGCCGTTGCGGCCGTGCGTGACGTCGGCCCCGAGACCGTCGCGATCGAACTCGAGACTCCCGAGGACTTCGATCCGTTGCCGGGACAGTTCGTGTTGCTCCGTGCGGTTCCGGGCGCCGACGATCAGCGCGACGACCACGACGAGGACGCAGTCGTCGCGCGCCACTACACGCTCTCCTCGGCGTCGGCCGACGAGACGTTCGAACTCACCGTCGGCGTCGACCCCGAGGGTGACCTCTCGCCGTGGCTCGCCGACCTCGAGCCGGGTGCGACCGTCCACGTCGAGGGGCCGTTCGGCGAGATCACCTACGAGCGCGACCGCGATATCGTCGCCGTCGCGGGCGGTCCCGGCGTCGGGCCTGCGGTCTCGATCGCCGAGGCGGCCCACGACGCTGGCCACGACGCGGTTGTCGTCTACCGGGACGACGCGCCCGCCCACGTCGATCGCCTCGACTCCCTCGAGGAGGAAGGCCAGATCGTCGTCCTCGTCGACGAGGACGACGACGAGCGGCTGCGCGAGGCGGTCGAGGACCATCTCGAGGACGGCCAGCTCTACGCCTTCGGCTTCCACGACTTCGTCACGTTCGTCGCCGAGACGATCGACGAGGCCGGCGGCGACTCCGACGAGGCGCTGATCGAGAACTTCGGGTAG
- a CDS encoding 2-oxoacid:acceptor oxidoreductase subunit alpha, with product MAEDLNWAVGGEAGDGIDSTGKIFAQALSRAGRHVFTSKDFASRIRGGYTAYKIRTSVDEVQSVVDRLDILVALTQRTIDENLDELHEGSAIIYDGERSWDADIPEEIKGIDVPLKSLAEDAGGAIMRNIVALGAACEITGFDVEYLDESLEKRFGGKGTQIVENNKEAARMGQEYVQENYEVDDLGYDLETTDNDYVLLNGNEAIGMGAIAAGCRFYAGYPITPATSIMEYLTGRIEDYGGHVVQAEDELSAINMSLGAARAGARSMTATSGAGVDLMTETFGLVATSETPLVICDVQRSGPSTGMPTKQEQGDLNMALYGGHGEVPRFVVAPTSITECFWKTVEAFNLAEKYQTPVFLVSDLAMSVTEQTFPPEAFDMDAVEIDRGKLVDDEDVEEWLDSQGRFRAHAATEDGVSPRAIPGTTDGAHMSTGLEHDELGRRTEETDVRVQQVDKRNRKVETAKTEEEWEYREFGNEDADNLVITWGSNEGALIEALDYLEDDGVDVRVISVPYIFPRPDLADEIEAAEETIVVECNANGQFADVLEHDALTRLKRINKYTGVRFKADELAEEITTKLAEEVPAQ from the coding sequence ATGGCAGAGGACCTCAACTGGGCGGTCGGGGGTGAGGCCGGTGACGGCATCGACTCCACGGGCAAGATCTTCGCTCAGGCGCTCTCGCGTGCCGGACGACACGTATTCACCTCGAAAGACTTCGCGTCTCGGATCCGCGGTGGCTACACGGCCTACAAGATTCGGACGTCCGTCGACGAGGTCCAGAGCGTCGTCGACCGCCTCGACATTCTCGTCGCGCTGACCCAGCGCACCATCGACGAGAACCTGGACGAGCTCCACGAGGGAAGCGCCATCATCTACGACGGCGAGCGCTCCTGGGACGCCGACATTCCCGAGGAGATCAAGGGGATCGACGTCCCGCTGAAGTCGCTGGCCGAGGACGCCGGTGGTGCGATCATGCGCAACATCGTCGCGCTCGGAGCGGCCTGCGAGATCACCGGGTTCGACGTCGAGTACTTGGACGAGTCCCTCGAGAAGCGCTTCGGCGGCAAGGGGACCCAGATCGTCGAAAACAACAAGGAGGCCGCCCGGATGGGCCAGGAGTATGTCCAGGAGAACTACGAGGTCGACGACCTCGGCTACGATCTCGAGACCACCGACAACGACTACGTCCTGCTCAACGGTAACGAGGCGATCGGTATGGGTGCGATCGCCGCCGGCTGCCGGTTCTACGCCGGCTACCCGATCACGCCCGCGACCTCGATCATGGAGTATCTGACGGGCCGGATCGAGGACTACGGCGGCCACGTCGTCCAGGCCGAGGACGAGCTCTCCGCGATCAACATGTCGCTGGGTGCCGCCCGCGCTGGCGCGCGGTCGATGACGGCGACCTCGGGTGCAGGGGTCGACCTCATGACCGAGACGTTCGGACTGGTCGCAACCAGCGAGACGCCGCTGGTCATCTGTGACGTCCAGCGTTCGGGTCCCTCGACGGGGATGCCGACCAAACAGGAGCAGGGCGACCTCAACATGGCCCTGTACGGTGGCCACGGCGAGGTACCGCGGTTCGTCGTCGCGCCGACCTCGATCACGGAGTGTTTCTGGAAGACCGTCGAGGCGTTCAACCTCGCCGAGAAGTACCAGACGCCCGTGTTCCTCGTCTCGGATCTGGCGATGTCGGTCACCGAGCAGACGTTCCCGCCCGAGGCGTTCGACATGGACGCCGTCGAGATCGACCGCGGCAAGCTCGTCGACGACGAAGACGTCGAGGAGTGGCTCGACAGCCAGGGTCGCTTCCGCGCCCACGCCGCGACCGAGGACGGCGTCAGCCCGCGTGCGATCCCCGGGACGACCGACGGCGCCCATATGAGTACGGGGCTCGAGCACGACGAGCTCGGCCGCCGTACCGAGGAGACCGACGTTCGCGTTCAGCAGGTCGACAAGCGAAACCGCAAGGTCGAGACCGCGAAAACCGAAGAGGAGTGGGAGTACCGGGAGTTCGGCAACGAGGACGCCGACAACCTCGTCATCACCTGGGGATCCAACGAGGGCGCGCTGATCGAAGCGCTTGACTACCTCGAGGACGACGGCGTCGACGTCCGCGTGATCTCGGTCCCCTACATCTTCCCGCGACCCGACCTCGCAGACGAGATCGAGGCCGCCGAGGAGACGATCGTCGTCGAGTGTAACGCGAACGGACAGTTCGCGGACGTCCTCGAACACGACGCGCTGACCCGTCTGAAACGCATCAACAAGTACACCGGTGTCCGCTTCAAGGCGGACGAACTCGCCGAAGAGATTACGACCAAACTCGCCGAGGAGGTTCCAGCACAATGA
- a CDS encoding 2-oxoacid:ferredoxin oxidoreductase subunit beta, translated as MSSDVRFTDFKSDKQPTWCPGCGDFGTMNGMMKALAETGNDPDNTFVVAGIGCSGKIGTYMHSYALHGVHGRALPVGQGVKMSRPDIEVMVAGGDGDGYSIGAGHFVHAVRRNVDMTYVVMDNRIYGLTKGQASPTSRSDFETSTTPEGPKQPPVNPLALALASGASFIAQSFASDALRHQEIVQKAIEHDGFGFVNVFSPCVTFNDVDTYDYFRDSLVDLQEDEDHDPNDYQAAKEVILDGEKEYQGVMYQDENSIPYNEQHGVTEDMSEIPEGAPEDAMDLVREFY; from the coding sequence ATGAGCTCCGACGTCAGATTCACCGACTTCAAGTCCGACAAGCAGCCGACCTGGTGTCCCGGATGCGGCGACTTCGGGACGATGAACGGCATGATGAAAGCGCTGGCCGAGACCGGCAACGACCCCGACAATACGTTCGTCGTCGCCGGGATCGGTTGTTCCGGCAAGATCGGGACCTACATGCACAGCTACGCCCTCCACGGGGTTCACGGCCGTGCACTCCCCGTTGGACAGGGGGTCAAGATGTCCCGACCCGACATCGAAGTGATGGTCGCTGGCGGCGACGGCGACGGCTACTCGATCGGTGCCGGCCACTTCGTTCACGCCGTTCGTCGAAACGTCGACATGACCTACGTCGTCATGGACAACCGCATCTACGGCCTGACGAAAGGGCAGGCCTCGCCGACCTCGCGGTCCGACTTCGAGACCTCGACGACGCCCGAGGGTCCCAAACAGCCCCCGGTCAACCCGCTCGCGCTGGCGCTTGCCTCCGGGGCGTCGTTTATCGCCCAGTCCTTTGCCTCCGACGCCCTGCGCCACCAGGAGATCGTCCAGAAGGCGATCGAGCACGACGGCTTCGGCTTCGTCAACGTCTTCAGTCCCTGTGTCACGTTCAACGACGTCGACACCTACGACTACTTCCGGGACTCGCTGGTCGATCTCCAGGAGGACGAAGACCACGACCCGAACGACTACCAGGCCGCAAAGGAGGTCATCCTCGACGGCGAAAAGGAGTACCAGGGCGTGATGTACCAGGACGAGAACTCCATCCCGTACAACGAACAACACGGCGTCACCGAGGACATGTCGGAGATTCCCGAGGGTGCGCCCGAAGACGCGATGGATCTCGTCCGCGAGTTCTACTGA
- a CDS encoding asparaginase, whose translation MFASNATANDEVESAELPDYDDRPEVRVVGTGGTIASTQAAAGDGGYSLEEQAEAIVNAVPVLDEFAEITFDQPVQKPSPFLNAEDFVEITKAIMDAAREGVDGILVTHGTDAIEENAFFQDLVLDLDIPVVFVGAMRPADAISADGPANLLSAVRLCTREEFHLTDEPSGVYMVMNDTIHAARDVRKSHTSVVDTFESGPAGPIGILTDSEIVLYREPGSYTANLTCENLDKIPDKTVPIADTGAGYEPFIFEQATAGEYDVDGIVLHTTGNGGVQPPITEARDKALDAGIPVTASTRVYWGPMSSGPTPDDEEGSLVTMEDIPAWNARLLMMVALTAAEDEPAIEAVRKAVYESKYANETVSPSAL comes from the coding sequence GTGTTTGCGAGCAATGCGACAGCGAACGACGAGGTAGAGAGTGCAGAGCTTCCTGACTACGATGATCGTCCAGAAGTCAGAGTCGTTGGAACTGGTGGAACGATCGCAAGTACCCAAGCGGCAGCCGGGGATGGCGGTTACTCCCTCGAAGAGCAGGCAGAAGCGATCGTCAACGCTGTCCCCGTACTTGACGAGTTCGCTGAGATTACTTTCGATCAGCCCGTACAAAAACCAAGCCCGTTTCTCAACGCTGAGGACTTCGTCGAGATTACGAAGGCGATCATGGACGCCGCGCGAGAGGGTGTCGACGGTATACTTGTCACTCATGGGACGGACGCAATCGAGGAGAACGCGTTCTTTCAGGACCTCGTTCTCGATCTCGATATCCCGGTTGTGTTCGTTGGAGCGATGCGTCCGGCGGATGCGATAAGCGCTGATGGGCCGGCAAACCTCCTCTCAGCCGTTCGTCTCTGCACTCGTGAAGAGTTCCACTTAACGGACGAACCGAGCGGGGTCTATATGGTCATGAACGACACAATCCACGCAGCTCGTGATGTCCGGAAATCGCACACATCGGTGGTCGATACGTTCGAATCCGGACCTGCTGGCCCGATCGGAATCCTCACAGATAGCGAGATCGTCCTCTATCGCGAGCCGGGGAGCTATACAGCGAACCTCACCTGTGAGAACCTCGACAAGATACCGGATAAAACCGTTCCAATTGCAGACACTGGTGCCGGGTATGAGCCGTTCATCTTCGAGCAGGCAACCGCAGGTGAGTACGATGTGGACGGGATCGTTTTGCACACCACTGGCAATGGAGGGGTACAACCGCCAATCACGGAGGCACGGGACAAAGCACTCGATGCGGGTATCCCGGTCACTGCGAGTACTCGCGTCTACTGGGGCCCGATGAGTTCAGGTCCTACCCCCGACGACGAAGAGGGATCGCTCGTCACGATGGAAGACATACCAGCGTGGAACGCGCGGCTACTGATGATGGTCGCTTTGACGGCCGCCGAAGACGAGCCTGCTATCGAGGCGGTCCGCAAAGCGGTGTACGAGAGCAAGTACGCGAACGAAACCGTCAGCCCGTCGGCTCTGTAA
- a CDS encoding alpha/beta fold hydrolase, with translation MSTETPTNEEQIHRATSDDGTEIVGHVYGQGPALVFVPSPLGDEATWNPVVPFLDEQFTCYTMSLRGRGSSEDHPDQSTERHVQDVVAFAESIGESVTLVGESGSGILVLGAAQHATAVNSVIVHEPFMYEALDEEEIAEFGELFERMATVAAEGDLSDAARGFLEGVATDEEMAAMAESNEFEKLAPSVPLLLKGVEQTEERPTDPSSLATITEPVLLLKGTRSGPILHAGVTSVAEHVPSAEVREIADVGHLAPTIAPEPLADQIREFLADEQVSTDR, from the coding sequence ATGAGTACAGAAACCCCGACGAACGAGGAGCAGATCCACCGAGCTACCTCCGACGACGGCACCGAGATCGTTGGCCACGTGTACGGACAGGGACCGGCGCTGGTGTTCGTACCCAGCCCGCTGGGCGACGAAGCCACATGGAACCCCGTCGTGCCGTTCCTGGACGAGCAGTTTACCTGCTACACGATGAGCCTTCGAGGCCGCGGGTCGAGCGAGGATCACCCCGATCAATCGACCGAGCGGCACGTACAGGACGTCGTTGCGTTCGCCGAGAGCATCGGTGAATCCGTAACTCTCGTGGGAGAGTCAGGCAGCGGTATCCTGGTCCTTGGTGCGGCACAGCACGCCACAGCGGTCAACTCCGTAATCGTCCACGAGCCGTTCATGTACGAGGCACTCGACGAGGAGGAGATCGCAGAGTTCGGCGAACTGTTCGAACGGATGGCCACGGTTGCTGCAGAAGGTGACCTGTCCGATGCAGCCCGAGGGTTCCTCGAGGGCGTTGCAACCGACGAGGAAATGGCCGCCATGGCGGAATCGAACGAGTTCGAGAAATTGGCACCGTCCGTCCCGCTGCTTCTCAAAGGGGTCGAGCAGACCGAAGAGCGCCCAACCGACCCATCGAGCCTCGCCACGATCACGGAGCCGGTGCTCCTCTTGAAAGGAACCCGATCAGGGCCCATACTACATGCCGGTGTGACCTCCGTGGCCGAGCACGTGCCCAGCGCCGAGGTGCGCGAGATCGCCGACGTCGGCCATCTGGCCCCTACGATCGCGCCGGAGCCGCTGGCCGACCAGATCCGTGAGTTTCTCGCCGACGAACAGGTATCGACTGATCGGTAA
- the ligA gene encoding ATP-dependent DNA ligase LigA: MEFATFADRAAAIEAEPADLEIVAHVATLLEDAADGDGSRTVEIVARYVQGRIFPAWTSRTLDVGPSACYEAIARAAGTNVSPDDVEERLAERGEIGDVAASYDFGGQRGLGAFGGGGDAAGGEDRTVLAVDETLRELAAAEGAGSQDRKVDLLFGLFNRCSSDEARYLARLVLAEMRIGVGEGTVRDAIGEAFDVPVEDVERALQVSNDYGEVARVAREDGREGLDAMTLAVGRPIQAMLAQTGTVTGALEDWDVAGVERKYDGARVQLHHDPIGVAVEDADATAVGESTAETRVFSRNMEDVTDALPEIVEFADDRLEEPVILDGEVVAIADDGEPLPFQEVLKRFRRKHDVAKAREDVAVRPVFFDCLHADGEDLLEEPLATRHDRLERVLREDPEQEPAQIEGLSLLWRTDDPDEIERIDAEALEAGHEGIMLKAPDSTYSPGRRGKHWRKRKPDVETLDCVVTGAEWGEGRRATFLGTFELSVRAGDSEKRRSAGSAVEPQNLETVGKVATGITDEKLAELTELLEPHVASEDGKRVELEPAVVFEVGYEEIQSSPTYSSGYALRFPRFVGVRSDKDPDDADTVARLERLRE, from the coding sequence ATGGAGTTCGCCACGTTCGCCGACCGCGCCGCCGCGATCGAAGCCGAGCCCGCGGACCTCGAGATCGTCGCCCACGTCGCGACCCTGCTCGAGGACGCTGCCGACGGGGACGGCTCGCGGACAGTCGAGATCGTCGCCCGCTACGTTCAGGGACGGATCTTCCCCGCATGGACCTCGAGAACGCTCGACGTCGGCCCCAGCGCCTGCTACGAGGCGATCGCCCGCGCGGCGGGGACGAACGTCTCCCCCGACGACGTCGAGGAGCGACTCGCCGAGCGCGGCGAGATCGGCGACGTGGCCGCGAGCTACGACTTCGGCGGCCAGCGGGGGCTGGGCGCGTTCGGCGGTGGCGGCGACGCGGCCGGTGGCGAGGACCGCACCGTCCTGGCGGTCGACGAGACCTTACGCGAGCTCGCGGCCGCCGAGGGGGCCGGCAGCCAGGATCGCAAGGTCGACCTGCTCTTCGGCCTGTTCAACCGGTGTTCGAGCGACGAGGCCCGGTACCTCGCGCGGCTCGTCCTCGCGGAGATGCGCATCGGCGTCGGCGAGGGGACGGTCAGGGACGCGATCGGCGAGGCGTTCGACGTCCCCGTCGAGGACGTCGAGCGCGCCCTGCAGGTGTCGAACGACTACGGCGAGGTCGCCCGGGTCGCCCGCGAGGACGGCCGCGAGGGGCTCGACGCGATGACTCTCGCGGTCGGCCGCCCGATCCAGGCGATGCTCGCCCAGACCGGCACCGTCACGGGGGCGCTCGAGGACTGGGACGTGGCGGGCGTGGAGCGGAAGTACGACGGGGCTCGCGTCCAGCTGCACCACGATCCGATCGGCGTGGCGGTCGAGGACGCGGACGCGACCGCTGTCGGCGAGTCGACCGCCGAGACTCGGGTCTTCTCGCGAAACATGGAGGACGTTACCGACGCGCTCCCCGAGATCGTCGAGTTCGCCGACGACCGCCTCGAGGAGCCCGTCATCCTCGACGGCGAGGTCGTCGCGATCGCCGACGACGGCGAGCCACTGCCGTTCCAGGAAGTTCTCAAGCGGTTCCGTCGCAAACACGACGTTGCGAAGGCCCGCGAGGACGTCGCGGTGCGGCCCGTCTTCTTCGACTGTCTGCACGCCGACGGCGAGGACCTGCTCGAGGAGCCGTTGGCGACCCGCCACGACCGCCTCGAGCGGGTCCTGCGCGAGGACCCCGAGCAGGAGCCCGCCCAGATCGAGGGGCTGTCCCTGCTGTGGCGCACCGACGACCCCGACGAGATCGAGCGGATCGACGCCGAGGCCCTCGAGGCGGGCCACGAGGGGATCATGCTCAAGGCCCCCGACTCGACGTACTCGCCGGGCCGGCGCGGGAAGCACTGGCGCAAGCGAAAGCCCGACGTCGAGACGCTGGACTGCGTCGTCACGGGCGCGGAGTGGGGCGAGGGACGGCGGGCGACGTTTCTGGGGACGTTCGAGCTGTCGGTGCGAGCGGGCGACAGTGAGAAACGACGTTCCGCTGGCTCTGCGGTGGAACCGCAGAACCTCGAGACGGTCGGCAAGGTCGCGACCGGAATCACGGACGAGAAGCTCGCCGAGCTGACCGAGCTGCTCGAGCCCCACGTCGCCAGCGAGGACGGCAAGCGCGTCGAGCTCGAGCCCGCGGTTGTCTTCGAGGTCGGCTACGAGGAGATCCAGTCCTCGCCGACGTACTCGTCGGGGTATGCCCTCCGATTCCCGCGGTTCGTCGGCGTGCGCTCGGACAAGGATCCCGACGACGCCGACACCGTAGCGCGACTCGAGCGGCTTCGGGAGTAG
- a CDS encoding aldo/keto reductase, producing MAPTEIPQPGLGTSGHEGEACTEAVLAALEAGYRHVDTAQMYDNERAVGRALEESDVPREDVFLATKVHPENLAHEDVIETTAASLDRLGVDRVDLLYVHWPTGAYDPEDTLPAFDEVRDRGWTDHVGVSNFTTDLLAAAIDVLDAPVLANQVELHPRLQQDDLVSFARERDVTTVAYCPIAKSEVAEIDTLREIAEAHDATPVQIALAWQYDREGVVPIPKGTGDHIRENFAAREIELTDDERERIAALDRSERLVDPDEAAWNR from the coding sequence ATGGCACCGACGGAGATTCCACAGCCCGGACTCGGCACCTCGGGCCACGAGGGCGAGGCCTGTACCGAAGCCGTCCTGGCCGCGCTCGAGGCCGGCTACCGCCACGTCGACACCGCCCAGATGTACGACAACGAACGGGCCGTGGGCCGCGCGCTCGAAGAGAGCGACGTTCCCCGCGAGGACGTCTTCCTCGCGACGAAGGTCCACCCCGAGAACCTCGCCCACGAGGACGTGATCGAGACGACCGCGGCGAGCCTCGATCGGCTGGGGGTCGATCGGGTCGACCTGCTGTACGTCCACTGGCCGACGGGCGCCTACGACCCCGAGGACACCCTTCCCGCCTTCGACGAGGTCCGCGATCGGGGCTGGACCGACCACGTCGGCGTCAGCAACTTCACGACCGACCTGCTGGCGGCGGCGATCGACGTCCTCGACGCGCCCGTCCTCGCCAACCAGGTCGAGCTCCACCCGCGGCTCCAGCAGGACGACCTCGTCTCGTTCGCGCGCGAGCGAGACGTGACGACGGTGGCGTACTGTCCCATCGCGAAGTCCGAGGTCGCGGAGATCGACACACTGCGGGAGATCGCCGAGGCCCACGACGCGACCCCCGTACAGATCGCGCTGGCCTGGCAGTACGACCGCGAGGGGGTCGTGCCGATCCCGAAAGGAACCGGCGACCACATCCGGGAGAACTTCGCGGCCCGCGAGATCGAACTGACCGACGACGAGCGCGAGCGCATCGCCGCGCTCGATCGCAGCGAGCGGCTGGTCGATCCCGACGAGGCGGCCTGGAACCGGTAG